Below is a window of Gossypium hirsutum isolate 1008001.06 chromosome A12, Gossypium_hirsutum_v2.1, whole genome shotgun sequence DNA.
TTGGAATAAATCTATCCATCTCTCTCAATCTCTCAAAAATAAACTAACCAGATTAAGTTAGATATGCATATTGCACGGCACCTTTGTaactttcatgtgaaatattcaTTTTTGTTAAGAAAAGTCAACTTTTTCTCATACATAATTTccgtaattcattattgatttttataataaatagtTGATTTTTCCCAACAATCTGATTACTTTGTATCCTAAACCCAAAAACATTAAGATTTGATGAGTTAGAAATAAACCAAGAAAAGTCCTTAATCAAAGTTATGCAAAAGTACAAAGCATGGTATAAaggataatattttatatataaacttaagcAGTTTCACTTAATTATAGCCATAATTTTTACGCTGACTTAGACGAATTTGAACACAAAAAATTGATTAAAGCAGTATGATTTGTCAGACTAAAATTTTAGCCTGTTGCAATTGATATCCAAGCCAATGTTTGAAGGCGTCGGTTAAGATGATGAAAGGAGTAGACGAGCAAAATGTCTCGATGGAGACCCGTCGGAGGATTAGGAAAAATAACAGATTGAGTgatataaatagaaaaattaagtGCTTAAAAAATAAGTAGTTAAAAATTAAGCACTGaacaattaaatgttaaatttaagttataaaatatattttgtatattatttaaaattaaatataaaatataattagattatttgattaaaaataaattctatttagTAGTTTTCATTATTAGTTAACCAAATAATACCTTGATATTATCCCAACCAAAAATATATTTGACTTGATGATAACAAATTATCCTTATTTAATAAATTGTTATCAATAAAGTCGATGATAAACAAAtgttaatatatttaaaagtttctcttacaataaaaataataaatttgtcttaaagttaattaaaaattcaaaattctcgATTTAACTTGTAACACCTTCTTCGAATTACTGACACTTCAATAAATTGATCTTAATTTAAGTTACACAAATTTGATTGAAGTGATTTAAGATGCGTTGAAAAGTTAATTGAAAGAGCTACAAGTTGAAAAAGATAACTTTGACCATCTTCCCATCTAGATGTATATTTCAAATGCTTTTCATGCTTAAATACGTAACagcaaatttaaaatattaaaatataaggaaGGAAacaatcatatttcatttatatagatAATATATGTCAAATTTAgagtaaattagaaaattttaactaattattTTATGTGGAAAAATTCATCCTGTTCaagaatattaatatatataaaaaatatttaaattaatatgataaatatatcaaatcgatttaaaattttaaatgtatgaCAATTATAATTGTGATGTTGATTTTTACATGTAGCATGGAGatgtaaaacataataataataataatagaaaacaaTCCAAGCTGTAAATTGTGATGCTGGTGAAAAACTAGAGGTTTGAGTGGCGGCCGACGCGTTCAAACTTAAACCAGTGGGGTAGAATTTGTTTGGAGAATGAGGAAACAACTCCGCTCAGCAAAtagattatatttattaataagcCAATAGAGTTGGGATAAAACCCAACTGCCAACCTTATTTTTACCAACACTTTTCCTTACAGACAAACTTCCTCACTGTAACCACAGCCATTCTTCATGCTGCATAATTGGCGACAGTTTTCATCCCTATTTCCAATGTTTAAATCCAAATATGCTGTTGGAGTTATGTTCAATTAACCACAGCTTGGCTTGTTAGTCTTAAATTGTCGCATCCTTTGTATAAATGGAGAGAAAAAAAAGTTATTGACCAAATTTCGTTTTTTGATAGgggataattaaattatttgagaaTTGAGATCGCTCGATTAATCTTATAAAACTTGttttttaattatcaaaattGACTTTTGTTGATAAACAATGCATCATTCAAGTTTGAATTTGTTATAGTTGTGCATGATTATGTTGGAAAGAAAATAATTCCTAATTTGAGTGATGTTTTGCATACCAATAACTTCAAATTCTGATGTTCAAATTtggacttaaaaaaataaaaatacatagcaccaaattaaaatttttatttaactcACAAACTTATCCAATTTAACTCACTCGAACTTCACAATAACTTAAAAagcttattatttatttatgcgTTGAACAAGCGAATATGTCTTGTTTGCACCCACTGTCCTAACCCCATGCCATCTTGATGTTCATCGGTATAACTTTCGTTTTCTGGTTTGGTTAGCCATCAAGAAATTCGCCCCTACCGCccaacaaaacatgaagaaagaATTCATCTTTGGCTGCATTTACCAGCAGCGAGAGATGTGGCCATGCTCCCATTACCACCCAAAATTTCAGTTTATCTTCCATGGACCACCGAAGGGCGTCAGGGTTCAAATGGACCCTCTTCAGTTTTATTCATGAAAAGGCAAAAATGACTTGTCTCCAAGGAACAGGCAATTAATGCGAAATTTTTAGACCTAACAAGATCCCAATTGAGTTATTGTCGTAAACCCAAGACATTGCATGTTCATTTGTTACACTATCATAATAATGTCTGTAAAAAACATGTGGGTTTTACATGTTTCTTGTTGTTATGAAACAGGGTGCCCCTGTTTCATGTCCCTCTTGCTTTCACCTTAGTGTTTTAtgctctttttaaaaaaaaagaaaagaaaaataagattgTTCTTTAGCTTTTCAGGCAATGCACTTCAAACAAGCTCCTATATCTTCGTTCGGATTTTCTATACAAGTCCGAATGCTCACAAAGGGCACTAAAATAAGAAGCCTATGTAGCTCTGTACCAAAAAGAATGTCTAAGCTGGGAGACAAACTTTCATTTCATGATAACTTCCActtggaaaattaacggcaatttgTAGATTAGTCAACAAAAAGGACTGTTTCACAAGGCTGAATGGAAGGCATAGATCATTTTGCTGAATTCAAGTACAAAATTGGCAGCTATGTTGACTCTAAGGGGCAGAGTCTACATTGGCAACAGTGGAGGAATTTCAACATTCCATCAGTTCTATCCTAGAAAACCAAAACTATACAAAGCATATTTCAAGGCAAGATTTTTGTTCCTTTAGCTAAGCAAGCAAAAGAAGTCATTCCAAGGGGTCAACCAATAAAGCATTGCTTTTTCCTAAATGAAAACATTGAAGCTTCTGCCAAGGAAGCTTCCACTACATGCAAATGCAAGCACTAGTTTTTGTCCATCCTTTATTCTTTCCACCTAGAGAACTTAAATAACGGCTAAAACACGATATTACCGTCCCTATTCTGCTATTTCAATTCCGTTGCTAAACCACACAGTTTTAGACATGATataaagaaaataactaaaacacGAGATAATTCAACGAGAAACAAAGTAATACGAACACAAGAATACACAAACGTGTCAATAATAAGAATACGAGATGAATATATGGATTGTTAAGTCTGCTTGAAACGCGAAAGATTTTTGGTGAGAGAAAAAGAAGTGATCATCAATGCTATACCCTACATGTAGAAAAGTTTCTGCATTGCTATACCTAATCTAAGTGCCCTGCATTTGATGTATTTACTCTATATTGGACTCTTTAACACCATAAAAACTTGAAAGAGACCCTCAATCAGTCATGCCTTCCCTTATACTAACATATTTATGaagaaaaacaaagagaaaatctGCAAGACGGGACCAAAATGTTCACAATACACGACAACATATAGGTCCTACTCTCATAACATTTATGCCTTCCTTTAACAGGGATAACATCTAAAGTAATCTTGAATGAGATTCTCATAACACTTATGCCTTCCCTTAACACCATAAAAACTTGAAAGAGACTCTCAAGCAGTCATGCCTTCCCTTAACAGGGATAACATCTTAATTTAGCTTTAGGTGACTGCTTGCTGATACCACAAACCCTGAAATGCTAACTCAAAAACTTTGAACCTTATATTCTGTGGGCCTTTCACTCTGCCATCCACATAATCCTCACATGGCATTGACTAAATAAACTATGAATGGTGAAACTTACTTTCTGGCACTGAACATTTAAATGAATTTCTTCCAAGTACTCTTTTAAGGACCAAACATAGGGACCCTCTCAAATGAAACGTTCATTATGCGATTACATTTTACagcaaaatcatcaacaaattgtACATGAATTTACTTTGGAATTACACAAGCTATCAGTTCTTGTAATTCCCTCCATCGTATCATACATCAGATAGTTTCCGAGACATTAACTCGGGGGTAATCTGTGTTCATCCTATATAGCTCATTTGTGCTTTAAACAATGAATCTCCTAATTGTCCTATGCATAAAATTAACAGCAGAACTAGTCTAAACATTTTTATCTGCTTGATTGCTTCTTCAATCACATTTCACAAATGCTTCTTGCAGAAAATCATTATCTTCAACATGCATGAGTTAACCAAGCTGGCATGATCCTAAAGTAACAGTCTAACTGAAAGACATAAAAAATGGAAGAGATGTAGCCATTCCTTTAAGACATACACAACTGGATATTACGTCATGTTAGGTATCATGTAAAATCTTTCTAGCAGGAACAACAAGACATGGCACAATTGGGACTCAAAATATACTTGTTGGCTTCAATCCTAAACATATAAACAGTGCTACTAGTCCATATATTAATATTACAGAACAAGAAGCTTTGTTTTGGTCGACAAAGaacttcagacttcagacacTTCAGAAGACTGAGAAAAGAAGAAACTTGCCAGGATACCAGTGGGTCTTTGAGGCATGAAAAATGGAGAGGTAAAAAATATTGCCACAATGCTAATGGTGattcatgaaataaaatatatgaaccaCAAGAAAATCCACACATAAACTATAAACATGTACAGATACAGTTTATAAAGGGGTGACAAGTAGTTTTCAAAAAACCTGTGTTTAAAACATCAaacagattaaaaaaaaaaaagtcatcagATACATATATAGGTAAAACTCTCGCTCCGATTAGTCCTCGATGAGCGGAAGGGCCATACCTGCATTGAGAATCTTTGTATCCTATGTACTCTTTCTTCTCATATGGTGAAGAACAAGAGGTGAGCCTTCAAACAAATCCAATAGATAGTTTTCTAAATCCTCTGGTGTATACTTAATGTATTTTCCAGCATGCCTTCCACTTTCTAGCTGGCTCCCGAACCTCCCCATGAAGGAGCGATAAGCTGGGATTACTTTCTCTGATATGGAAATTCGAAGCTCTTCACGGAGTTGAGGATCTGGGACCTTCCAACCTGTCTGAATCCTATATATGTCCTCAAAACATGCATTGAAGCTCTTAAATCTTTCCTTCAAGGCTACCTTGGAGGCATTGTTCGAGCTACCACCAATTCCTTCATCTTTCAAACAATGTAAAGCTTTGGTCCAACAAGTCCTCAGATAACTTGTTGCATACTGGCGTATTGAGCCACGCCGCTTACGAACCCAGTTGTCTCCCAAAAGCTTTCTTAGCTCCGAATCCTTCACCTTTTGCACTATATACAGATTATTATTCATCAGAAAGATACAATGTAATGCACCATCCTCGTATAGTTTTGATTTCTCCTCAAGATTGGATTCCAAAGAGGATATCAACAACAGCAACCGTTTCGCAAACGGAGTCATTGTCTCTAGCTCACCGTCTTCACTCTTCAATCCGTCCGCTTCATCCTCGTCATTCTCCAATAAGGAATTCAAAGTCTCGCTATAATCTACAAGCAGTTTCACATAGTTCATCACATACCGAGTAAGCGGATGAATCTCCCCATTCTGCATAGGTTTTTTTGAAGCCTCATTCTTCACAGCATTCTCAAACTCCAAAAATGTCCCTTTCGCCGCATCCCCTAATCCAGCCAACACTCCCTTTGCCTCCGTGCACATATATTCATCAGTGAACATCATCTCGAACTCGAGCAATGCATCTGCTAACACATCATACATATCCAGGATCCTAAACAGCTTCTCAGATGATCTTTTCCCAATAGCCACTGCTTCCCCAAAATTCAACAACTGCATTACACACCCTTTCCCGGTTTCATTAAAACAAATCTCTTTAATTGAATTCGATCCATTGAAAATCTGATCACAAAGCCTCTTTTCCCCATTCAAAAGAACCCTAACAGTAATCTTAACAGCCTGAAtccatttcttcatcttttcatCCAAAGCTTTCCATTCAATCTTTTGAACTTCCTCAATACTTAACTTCTCAACTCCGAGAATCACCAAACACTCATCCAAAGCGTCACGCCTAACATTACTATAAGCTTGAACGCACTCTTTTTCGTACCCAGCATTGATCATCCGGTCAGCAATCTCTTTCAATTCCATAACAGCATCAGGGTTTATCAAATCCACACATAAATCATCACCGAAACTCGGTCCTCGCTCGTGAAAGCACCCTCTTTCGCTATCAACCTCTGCGAAACTCTCGAATTCATCACCAATTTCCCCGTCGTTCGCTGCGAATGAAAGGGAAACCCTCCGGATCGAACCGTAAAGCCTCTCCGAATCAAGCGGGACTGTGTTCCTAATCAAAACAAGGCGAAACTCGTCTTCCAGCCTCGACATAGCCATCTGAATAGCCGTCTCCGCCCGGTCCATGATTTTGTTATCGGACCGGATGGACATATCAGCAACCAAATGAAGGATTTCGTCGACCGCCGAGAGGTACTCGGCGGCTTCATCGGGAGAGTCTTCCCAGGGGAGAGAGTGGCGAGAAGCATCAGCGTTagaggaggaagaggaagagTCCCACTGGAGAATCACTTTCTCGGCAGCGTCGAAGCGAACGCCAGCACTATCCGAGTTTTCGTTGATTAAATCAGTGATGTTAGACAAGCGGTTATCAAAGCTGGAGAAGATCAACAGCATGTCTTCACGAACCTCTTTCGGAGTGTTGAGACTCTTCAAGATCTGCTGAGCCGTCGCCATGACCCGGTCTTCGCTGCCCGCTCCAAGGTTGGTCGTAGTCGTCGTCATAGTCGATGCTTTTGACACTCTACTCAGACCAATTCTCTGGTTTCTTTCCTTGAGCCTTTTTCTAAGAAGTAACGATACGATTTGGGGATTTGGGGGAGGGGGAGCGGTTTAGGGTTGAGGTGAAGTGGGAACAAGCATTTTCAGGGTTTGAGTTCT
It encodes the following:
- the LOC121211072 gene encoding exocyst complex component EXO70B1, whose product is MTTTTTNLGAGSEDRVMATAQQILKSLNTPKEVREDMLLIFSSFDNRLSNITDLINENSDSAGVRFDAAEKVILQWDSSSSSSNADASRHSLPWEDSPDEAAEYLSAVDEILHLVADMSIRSDNKIMDRAETAIQMAMSRLEDEFRLVLIRNTVPLDSERLYGSIRRVSLSFAANDGEIGDEFESFAEVDSERGCFHERGPSFGDDLCVDLINPDAVMELKEIADRMINAGYEKECVQAYSNVRRDALDECLVILGVEKLSIEEVQKIEWKALDEKMKKWIQAVKITVRVLLNGEKRLCDQIFNGSNSIKEICFNETGKGCVMQLLNFGEAVAIGKRSSEKLFRILDMYDVLADALLEFEMMFTDEYMCTEAKGVLAGLGDAAKGTFLEFENAVKNEASKKPMQNGEIHPLTRYVMNYVKLLVDYSETLNSLLENDEDEADGLKSEDGELETMTPFAKRLLLLISSLESNLEEKSKLYEDGALHCIFLMNNNLYIVQKVKDSELRKLLGDNWVRKRRGSIRQYATSYLRTCWTKALHCLKDEGIGGSSNNASKVALKERFKSFNACFEDIYRIQTGWKVPDPQLREELRISISEKVIPAYRSFMGRFGSQLESGRHAGKYIKYTPEDLENYLLDLFEGSPLVLHHMRRKST